One genomic region from Marinomonas maritima encodes:
- the trmL gene encoding tRNA (uridine(34)/cytosine(34)/5-carboxymethylaminomethyluridine(34)-2'-O)-methyltransferase TrmL: MLHVVLYQPEIPPNTGNVIRLCANTGYHLHLIEPFGFELEDKKLRRAGLDYHEFTRLKRYPNFQSFVDQNEIGTIYALTTKGSRIHSEARFVENDVLVFGPETRGLPAEFIEALPPAQRLRLPMQASSRSLNLSNTVAVMVYESWRQLNYAMPSDSE; the protein is encoded by the coding sequence ATGCTTCACGTTGTACTTTACCAACCAGAGATTCCACCAAACACAGGCAATGTCATTCGCCTGTGTGCCAATACTGGCTACCATTTACACCTAATCGAGCCATTTGGCTTTGAACTTGAAGATAAAAAGCTACGCAGAGCAGGATTGGATTACCATGAGTTTACTCGCCTTAAACGCTATCCAAACTTTCAGTCTTTTGTTGATCAAAACGAGATAGGCACTATCTACGCGTTGACAACAAAAGGTAGCCGTATCCACAGCGAAGCCCGCTTTGTTGAAAACGATGTTCTTGTCTTTGGACCTGAAACACGGGGGTTGCCGGCGGAGTTTATCGAGGCATTACCCCCCGCTCAGCGACTGCGGTTGCCGATGCAGGCCAGCTCCCGTAGTTTAAACCTGTCTAATACGGTTGCCGTTATGGTTTATGAATCTTGGCGTCAGCTTAACTACGCCATGCCATCAGATAGCGAATAA
- a CDS encoding Panacea domain-containing protein: MKAAISNIIKYLLKEYPYKKELSASRLTKMIYLIDWKSSIDSGKQITNARWHFDHFGPYVDDFVNLAKEDKDIIVEHTSNAYGGKKQLFKLSDNFNGKIEISEKERIIADHVIKVTKTKNYQDFINLVYSTYPIISSNRYDDLDLVESAKKYKKILK, translated from the coding sequence ATGAAAGCTGCTATTTCTAATATAATCAAATATCTATTGAAAGAATACCCATATAAAAAAGAACTATCTGCTTCAAGACTTACTAAAATGATCTATCTAATAGATTGGAAAAGTTCTATTGATTCTGGCAAACAAATAACAAATGCAAGATGGCACTTTGATCATTTTGGGCCATATGTTGATGATTTTGTTAATTTAGCCAAAGAAGATAAAGATATTATTGTTGAACACACATCTAATGCTTATGGTGGAAAAAAGCAATTATTCAAATTGAGTGATAACTTTAATGGAAAAATAGAGATTTCAGAAAAAGAAAGAATAATTGCAGATCATGTCATAAAAGTTACAAAAACAAAAAACTACCAAGATTTTATAAATCTTGTTTATTCAACTTACCCTATAATATCAAGCAACCGATATGACGATTTAGATTTAGTTGAATCGGCAAAAAAGTACAAGAAAATATTAAAATAA
- a CDS encoding LlaJI family restriction endonuclease, whose protein sequence is MESTVVYLKDRCLLSDVPKAVASKLSSARLLTTSGKKVCYCGLITVGNLTCVFLPRQTETSCSVSVKRNFSPALFKALRLYSQQSDRLNTSDDEGENLEGSEQLSLAYDLLSDYRMNGLYSRRDIHRKTNEGKPNWPRTVAKHQPYLSPSGPIYMDYEGSKSRNRTDSEASRIHAYLIQNLDVTYGEAFFGNTSFRDGGLTKPSTISKRYFLAILNGELQKLYSERDMKIFRMLIKLVKKVWGNTTTSRFIGTKSFHTIWEHMLKKVISGTINLNDKFSIPTYTNAQGKRFPAAQKGQRTDIIIHKEESNTFAIIDAKYYEATSLTTSPGWPDLVKQFFYAKAVESLYGSATIKNFFIFPGTESHFQSVLMADRKDESKTDEQYQEIDCVYINPSEVIEAYVTGGVLTDLSERLIT, encoded by the coding sequence ATGGAATCTACTGTCGTTTATCTAAAAGACAGGTGTTTACTGTCTGATGTGCCTAAGGCCGTCGCCTCAAAGCTGTCTAGCGCGAGGCTACTCACTACGTCAGGCAAAAAAGTCTGTTATTGCGGCCTTATCACTGTAGGCAATTTGACTTGTGTCTTCCTGCCAAGGCAAACAGAAACGTCTTGCTCTGTTAGTGTAAAACGCAACTTCAGCCCAGCGCTTTTTAAAGCGCTGCGTTTGTACAGCCAACAAAGTGACCGACTTAATACCAGTGACGACGAAGGTGAAAACTTAGAAGGCAGTGAACAACTAAGCCTAGCCTACGATCTACTATCAGACTATCGCATGAATGGCCTATATAGCCGCAGAGACATTCATAGAAAAACCAATGAAGGCAAACCAAATTGGCCACGAACCGTGGCTAAACATCAGCCTTACCTGTCACCATCTGGTCCTATCTATATGGACTATGAAGGGTCAAAATCCCGCAATCGCACCGACTCAGAAGCATCTAGAATTCACGCTTATTTGATACAGAACCTAGATGTCACCTATGGCGAAGCCTTCTTTGGCAACACTTCATTTCGTGATGGCGGGTTAACCAAACCCTCCACGATCAGCAAACGATACTTTCTCGCTATACTCAATGGAGAGCTTCAAAAGCTTTACTCAGAACGAGATATGAAGATCTTTCGCATGCTGATAAAGCTGGTCAAAAAAGTATGGGGAAACACAACAACGTCTCGATTTATTGGCACCAAGAGCTTTCACACCATTTGGGAGCACATGCTGAAAAAGGTCATTTCTGGCACCATCAATTTAAATGATAAGTTCTCCATACCGACGTACACAAACGCGCAAGGAAAACGCTTCCCTGCAGCGCAAAAGGGCCAAAGAACGGATATTATTATCCACAAAGAAGAGTCCAACACCTTTGCCATTATTGATGCAAAATACTACGAAGCAACCAGCCTAACTACTTCACCAGGCTGGCCAGATTTGGTTAAGCAGTTTTTCTACGCAAAAGCCGTCGAATCGTTATATGGCAGTGCCACAATCAAAAACTTTTTCATATTTCCCGGTACAGAAAGCCACTTTCAATCCGTTCTTATGGCAGACAGAAAGGACGAAAGCAAGACAGACGAACAATATCAAGAAATTGACTGCGTTTACATTAACCCTTCAGAAGTCATTGAAGCTTACGTAACTGGTGGGGTACTAACCGATTTATCCGAGCGTTTAATTACATGA
- a CDS encoding potassium channel protein, with product MNSLGLLLKRKNSRHKFRKKVHLHETSDIKKRFILLAGVIALHSLAMVFFEDLNWWQAFWLTMTSASTTGYGDISAVTFWGQFSTILLIYGLGITLLALIASDYVELRLMRKEMRIKGRIKWDDMQNHILIINTPKYDSERYLGLLISQISQTPELVDIPVQILTTAFPEGLPIELRSQGVVHHTGDALDDGMLTSAGVQKAKYIIVLCQDTQDSHCDSSTFDTLHRIQELAPTAFIMAEAINDSNRPRFKAAGANAVIRPVRAYPEMLVRSLIAPGTEQVLEDLFRHQGDHTIRLNVRLKGVTWAQVVTTLIQKNIGTALGYVQRNGDIITHPQTYSIIEAEGLIILINDDQVIPSLEEIRQYFI from the coding sequence ATGAATTCTCTAGGATTGCTCCTAAAACGAAAGAACAGCCGCCATAAATTCCGGAAAAAAGTGCATTTACATGAAACCAGTGACATAAAAAAGCGCTTTATCTTATTAGCTGGTGTCATCGCACTGCACAGTTTGGCGATGGTATTCTTTGAAGACCTCAATTGGTGGCAAGCCTTCTGGCTGACAATGACGTCAGCTAGCACCACAGGCTACGGTGATATCTCTGCCGTGACCTTCTGGGGTCAGTTTTCAACCATTCTGTTAATTTACGGGTTGGGAATTACACTGCTCGCACTCATCGCCAGTGACTATGTTGAACTCAGGCTAATGCGCAAAGAAATGCGTATTAAAGGCCGTATAAAGTGGGACGATATGCAAAACCATATACTTATCATTAATACTCCAAAATACGATTCAGAGCGCTATTTGGGATTGTTGATCAGTCAGATCAGCCAAACGCCAGAACTTGTCGACATTCCAGTACAAATTTTGACGACAGCGTTTCCTGAAGGCCTACCTATTGAACTTAGATCACAAGGTGTTGTTCATCATACTGGAGATGCATTAGACGACGGTATGCTAACGTCAGCCGGAGTACAGAAAGCCAAATACATTATTGTGCTTTGCCAAGATACACAAGACAGCCACTGTGACAGTTCGACCTTTGACACACTGCATCGCATTCAAGAACTAGCCCCTACGGCCTTCATCATGGCAGAAGCCATCAATGACTCAAATAGACCTAGATTCAAAGCAGCGGGCGCAAATGCCGTTATTAGGCCCGTTAGAGCTTACCCTGAAATGCTAGTGCGTTCTCTCATCGCTCCGGGAACAGAACAAGTACTGGAAGATTTATTCCGTCACCAAGGGGATCATACGATTCGACTCAATGTGCGCTTAAAGGGGGTGACTTGGGCACAAGTCGTCACCACATTAATTCAAAAGAACATTGGTACTGCGCTTGGTTATGTGCAAAGAAATGGGGACATTATTACCCATCCACAAACCTATTCGATCATAGAGGCAGAAGGTTTAATTATTTTAATAAATGACGATCAAGTGATCCCGTCATTAGAAGAAATTCGTCAATACTTTATATAA